CTAGTATACGACATAACTCGACACGTAACGTTCGAGAACGTTGAACGATGGCTCAAGGAGCTTCGTGACCATACAGATGCCAACGTTGTGATCATGCTTGTTGGAAACAAAGCTGATCTTCGCCATCTTCGTGCGGTTCCCACAGACGAAGCTAGAGCGTTCTCTGAGAGAGAGAACATGTTTTTCATGGAGACTTCTGCTCTTGATGCTACAAATGTTGAGCAAGCTTTTACTCATGTATTGACTCAGATCTATCGTGTAATGAGCCGTAAAGCTCTTGATGGTACTGGAGATCCCATGTCTTTACCTAAAGGACAGACCATTGATATCGGAAACAAGGATGATGTTACTGCTGTTAAATCCTCTGGCTGTTGCTCAGGTTGAGATTATTAATTtggtcttgttttttttttttgtaaactgtCTTTTTTTGGAAGgaggtttttggttttggaatttggatttgttgtatctgactttattttttggaggggcttcaatttttttaaggttaTCAGACCGGTTTGGTTTTACAATACAAACCGAATTTGTATCAAATTGGACAAGACTTGGTCAGGTTAATAAGGACGTTTTAGACGTGATTGGATGGACATTACAACCGAACCGCTCACATTACGTAGAGTTTAGTTTTTATAGAACCGAATTAACTGAACCAACCCTGGGAA
The sequence above is a segment of the Camelina sativa cultivar DH55 chromosome 10, Cs, whole genome shotgun sequence genome. Coding sequences within it:
- the LOC104718474 gene encoding ras-related protein RABA1e-like, with protein sequence MGAYRADDDYDYLFKLVLIGDSGVGKSNLLSRFTRNEFSIESKSTIGVEFATRSVHVDEKIIKAQLWDTAGQERYRAITSAYYRGAVGALLVYDITRHVTFENVERWLKELRDHTDANVVIMLVGNKADLRHLRAVPTDEARAFSERENMFFMETSALDATNVEQAFTHVLTQIYRVMSRKALDGTGDPMSLPKGQTIDIGNKDDVTAVKSSGCCSG